The Metallosphaera hakonensis JCM 8857 = DSM 7519 genome includes the window AGTATTCGCTATATGATCCGGTAGGAACACTGCACTTACAGGGAAACCTCCTCCTATGGCTTTGCCCGCGGTTAGAATGTCCGGCTTAATCCCGTAATGTTGATATGCCCATACCTTCCCAGTCCTGCCAAATCCGGCCTGAACTTCATCCGAAATTAGGAGTATGCCCTTATTTTCTGTCTCCTCTCTTAGAGCCTTAACGAATTCGGGCTTGGCCGGGATAACTCCACCTTCCCCTTGAACTGGTTCAAATATAACTGCAGCAGTCTCTTTATCAAGCTTCTTGAGCTCGTCCAGTTGATTGAACTCTATGAACTCTATGGGAGATATTAAAGGTTCGAACGGTTCCCTGTACTTCTTGTTCCAGGTTATCGAGAGCGACCCCATTGTCCTCCCGTGGAATGAGTTTCTGAAAGCTACGAACTTCTTTCTGCCAGTTACCTTTCTAGCTACCTTCATTGATAATTCTACTGCCTCTGTTCCGCTATTAAGAAGAAAGATGTTATCCATACCTTCAGGCTTAAGATCGTCGATTTCCTTCAACATCTCTTCCCTAATCTCCACATCGAAGGCAGTGGTAAGGGTAATTATCGTATCCAGTTGCCTCTTTAGATAATCCACAACTTTAGGGTTTCTATGACCCAGGAAAGCAACTCCGTGTCCAGCATGCAGATCTAGATATCTTTTCCCCTGATAGTCCCATACGTATTGATTTTCTCCCTTTACTACTTTCAATCCTCTACTTCCGTAAAACGTGATGAGTTTCATTTCCTTATTACCTCGTTTAACTTATTTAAAAGGAAATTGCTAACGTTGAACTGATTCACTCTAACAGTGTTCTTGAACTCGGGGACACCGTTAACTTCACCTATTAAGTAGCCCCTCTCCTTATCTTCGAATACATCTACTCCAAGGAAGAAGCCTCCTATAATCTCCTTTACCTTAAGGGTGAGTTCCTTAAGCTCCTCGTCTATCTTGAGAGGTTTAGCCACGGCACCAAGGGCTGTATTGGTCTTCCAATTTTTGTCATTCTCCCTATAAATTCCCACCGGTACTTCATCCCCTATTGCAAAGATCCTGATATCCCTATTGGGCTTATTCACGTATTCCTGTAGATAGTAAATTGTCTTATATTGTAGAGAAGTGAATTCCTGATATTCAATTAAACTCCTCAATGAGTCTTCATCCTGGGCCCTGGCCACCATTCTTCCCCAACTACCCTCTATTGGCTTTATGACTACGGGATAGCCTAGCTTACTTGCCATCTCTATAGCCTTATCTCTAGAGAAAGCAATTGCTGTATTGGGTACCGGTATTCCCCTACTTCTCAATAGAAAAGTGGTCTGCAACTTGTTTTCACACCTTGCTAAACTCAGAGAGTCGTTGAATACTTTGAATCCTGAAGTCTCAAATAGTATGGAAGTGGATAACGCTCTGCTATGGCTTGTATTCCTCTGAATTATGGCCTCAACGTCTTGATAAGCTACGTCCTCACCAGATAAAAAGGATATATCTTTAGTGTATAGCGGAACCACCTTATAGTCGAGCTTTCTAGCTTCCTCGATTAGATTCCTCTCTTCCCATCGAAGGAGATCGTAGGAAATCCCTAGTATCACTCTCCCCAGTCCTCACCAATTTGTTCCGCCAACCTTAACGATAATCTTCCGTGATCATTAAATACTTCCAACTGTGCTCCACATTCATGTTCCACTATTTCTCCAGGGAGAGCATTGTCATCTACTTGAACTTCTCCTCCACAAACGGGGCATTTTAGTGAGACCATTGTAGATCGAAATACCCTCTGTAGTTCAGTGTTCAAAAGCTTTTATGAAAATGAATGGTTCGAACTTAGAACCAAGTCCTAAGGATTATAGTACTATTTGTTCCCATTACTCCTTGTATACTTCTGATCTCATCTATGGTCCTATTAATTGAGGAGATGTTTATCCCTCTAACAATAACAATAATGTCATAGTCCCCCGTTGTCTCATAAACTGTCTCAACTCCAGGCGTCTTAGCTATTTTCTTGGATATCTCAGGTGTCGGGATTTGAGGAGTAGACTTAACCATAACTATGGCTTTAACTTCATTCTCCAACTCATAATCGATTGTGAACCTCTTTATAACACCCAACTTGGTAAGCTTCTCTATTCTTTTCCTTATTGCCGCTTCACTTACCTTAAGATCCTTAGCTATCATGGTATAGGGAGTCCGCGCATTCTTCTTTAATACCTCCAAGATCTTTATGTCCTTTCCATCAATCTTCTCACTCATGAGATCTCAGTCCCCCTACCTGAAAGGGCCTCATTAATGGGGTTGGGTATAAGCCCAGATCCTATAATCACCTTACCTACTCCCGACTCGATACTCTCGGCTGCCATGAGGACTTTCCTGTTCATTCCAGGACCGATTTTAGTTGAAAGATCTTTTGCCTCTGCACTTGTCAATTTGTGAATAACTTGACCGTTCATTAATACACCGTCCACGTCAGAAAGGAGAAGAAGAGTCTCAGCTTTAACCGCCTTAGCCACATTGAATGCCATCTGGTCTCCATCAACGTTAAGGGGAACACTCTCTTCCGCGTCAAGGGCTATAGGGGAAACTACTATTATATCAACCAATTTAGCTAAGGAGCTAATGAACGAGGAATTAACTGACGAGATTTTCCCCGTGTAACCTCCTTCAATTATCCTTTTCTTTCCCCTCTCATCCAAAATCATGATTTTCTTCTTTCTTGTGGCTATAACCGAGCTACCATCTACACCAGTAATCCCCAGGGAGGATTTCCCCTTAGTTACTAATCGTGTAACGATGTTCTTGTTAATCAGGCTCATTGTCATCACATAAACGTCCAGCTCCTCTCTTGTAGTATATCTGCTTCTTATACCTTCAGGGGATGTGACAAATGTTGGTTCCATTCCCATCTTTTTCGTCACCTCACTGACTATATCTCCACCTCCATGCACCAGAATGAGCTTCCCATTGTAATTGAGTATACCCTCTATAATATTATCAAGGGCGTTTTTAACTACCCTACCACCGATTTTAACTACGATCATAGCTACGCAGGCCTCAATGGGGGTGCTCTTATGCCCTCATCTTCATTGAATCCCCTAGATATATTAAAGCTCTGGACTGCCTGACCTGCAGCTCCTTTCATTAAATTATCTATAGCAGAAAACATAGTGAGCCTCATGACTCTCTTTTCATTGGCAAAACCTATATCGGCAAAGTTACTGCCTATAATATATTTGGGATCTGGATAGGGGTGAATTCCTCCTCTTACTATTCTTACAAATTTTCTTCCACGATAAAATTCCGCAACCTTCTTCCATATCTCCAGGTCCTCCATCACTTCACTTGACCACATATGTACAGATGCCATAGCACCTCTGACACTACTTATTGCGTGAGGAACTATACTAACCTTCACCGGTCTCCCGCTAAGTATTGATAGCTCTTGTTCCGCCTCCGCCGAATGTCTATGACCTTCTGCCTCGTAGGGCCTAATGGCATTCTGCCTCTCAGGATGATGACTTCCTTCAGAAGGTTTAGCTCCACCTTCACTACTTGATACCTTCACATCGCTTACAAATCTTAGATCTGGAGTGAAACCCATTTTCACAGCGGGTGCTAAGGCTAGAATGGTGGCAGTGGCATTGCATCCAGGTGAGGCTATGAGTTTAGCTCCTTTCAATTCTCTGTCATGAAGCTCAGGAAGACCATACACTGCCTTGCTCAATAAATCGGGATAAGGATGCTCGATACCATACCAATATTTATATACTTGCGGATCTTTGAGCCTGAAGTCTGCACTGAGATCCACTACCTGTAAACCTATTTCGAGTAACTTTGGGACGTAGTTCAGTGAGACACCGTGCGGAAGACCTAAAAATACCGTATCAGCCCTATCTCCAATCTTGTCTATAGAAAAGTTTGTAAAGTTTATCGAATAAAATCCTCTTAAGTTAGGATGTATAAGGGATATTGGCTTGCCAGCATATTCCCTTGAAGTTACCATAGTTACCTCTACTTGAGGATGAGTTGCCAATATCCTCAGCAACTCTCCACCTGTATAACCCGAACCTCCGACAATTACAGTTCGTATCATCTGCTAACTTAGAAAATACCTTGCTTATAAATAATACTGATACTTATTAGATGATGTGGAGGCTAATACAGACGAACTAAGGAAATTTTTAGAAGGAAAAATTGCTTCGCTCAAGAAAGAACTAGAATACTACGAATATCTTCTAAGCATGATAGAGTCTGGGTACATCCCGAACTCTAGGGGGGGTAAGGTAAGCTTAGATTACATCAAGAGCAGAAAAGGAGAGATAATAGGTGAAATATACTTTAGCCCGCCATCCATGAGAGTTTTGATCAAGAAAAGACTTGTCTTGCCAAAAAGTTATATGAACGCAATGAGTAAAATACTAGAAGATACAAAAAACACAGATAAAATAGAATATAATATAGTTCTAGATAAGGAGGAACTTAAGGAGATTTCGATCACTGGTGTGAAAGAGGAGTTACTCTACAACAGAGTAAAGGCGGCGTTACAGTCAATCCTTGAGAGAGCCTCTAGTTAATGGTTCGTGAGAAACTATTAAAGGTCTAGGATCCCCTAAGAACCTTACAATCATTTCACCTCTACCCAGAAACGTCAATTTATTTTCTATATCCGACTCCAGTATATTTGAATATCTTTTCACTATTCCCCTCCAATAATCTTTATCACCATTATTCATAAAGCATATAACACCAAAATTTTCCATGAAAATATCGGCATTTTCTCCAAGATCCTGAACATTTTGAGTTGCCATAAGCAGTGCTATACCATGCCCCCTACCCCTCTTTATAATGTCCCCAACTATACCGTAGTCGTCTTCTCCCCTAAGAATCGTCCAGGCCTCGTCTATAACAACTCCAATTCTTAAACCCTTATCCACATCTAGAGAATATCTTGCGTAGAGCAAGGATATGAATGAGTAGATAATGAATCGTCTCAGTGTCTCGTCCTTTAACTGCGTCAGATCTATCACGTTAATCCCGTTCCCCAGGCTATCCAACATCCCCGGCCCGTCCCAATCAAAATCGCTAACTATTTCTAAAGATCTCTTTATAGAGTACCTGTCAGTAATCTCACTATCATCGATTATGGCTCCCCACGCCAACTTATTTTCCCTCTTCTGTTTAATAACCCGATTTAGGACGTCGAACAGGATAGCTCTCTCTTCCTTATTAAGCTGAAAGGAAGTTCCTATTATCTTCTCGAGGAACAAAGGTTTAATTGTTGGAGGGATATGAGGAGAGGTCAGAAGGTTCAGAGAATAGTAGAAAGGATTCAGAACCCTTACATTGAATCCACTTTTCCTAAGTCTTTGCCCGATGTCTCCCTTGACATCGAAGAAAACTATAGGGATTGAATAATTGAACGTCATCATTGTTCCGGTTGTTAACAAGAGTTCGGTTTTACCAGATCCAGTTGGCCCTATTACCAAAAGATGCGGATTTTGCATTTTTTCTACGTTCCAAAACACAGGTATTCCTTTGGTTAACTCTCGACCTAAAAATATCCCATCTGCCCATTTTTCTATACTAGGAATCTTTTCTATAGCGAATGGGGTAAGGAACGGTATTTGGGATGGGAGACCATCCTTCTTACATTTACATCTTGCCAGTGCAATAAGATCCTCTATTTCTCTTACAGTTGCAAGTCTCGCCTTCATATTAAGACTCTCAAGTCCCCTTATCACCACTTCACCCAAACTCTGAACTTCTTGCTTGCTTTTACCATACACAAGTAGAGTAACTTGATAATTGAAAGGCTTTTCTCCTTGTTCAAGCTTGGAGAGTATAGACTCTAGAAGTTCAATCTCTTTTTTAGCCTTGGAGTTAGATGGGTCGTTCTCCACTATTATCCTTAGATTTTGCAATTTTGTTAAAATCTTATTAGTAAAAGAAGCTTGGTCAACATATTTTTTTCTAAAGATTATATCTATCTGAGATCCAATATTAGTAACCTTATGAAATGCATTTATAGACGATTTCAGAGATGATTCCGAGAGATCCCTGTAATCATAAGGGATGTCATCGACTACCACAAAAGCAATGTACTTGTTTCCAAATACTAAAACTCCCCTCTCGATAATGAAATCGCTGGTAGATATCTTCCTTTTAAAAATATTTGTCTCCCCAAGTTTTAGATTTCCAGTAACAAGCATCATAACTAATATTGCTGCTGAAATTCCTAGAAACAACGGATTCCTAAAGACTAATGCAAGTAGCACTGGAATTAGAGTCATTATATAAGGTGTATATCTATCAATAACATTCATGGTAATCAAAGATATATAATAAGACGTGCTCTGTGACCCGAAACTGACCTTAGAGAGTCTCTCTAGATATCGAAAATCCAAATTTACGTGGGTAATATGGCATAATGGCGTTTAAATGAGTTTATTCCCATAAAGGTATATTCGATGAACGTCATTAGAGTCATCTTTGGAACCAATGGTGATCAAGGTGTTCTACCCATACTTTATCAGGTCATTGGAGGCAATGAGAGTAGATTCGTTGTCCAAGTGGATATAGATTTACTATATGATTATCTCTTTCCTACCATCGAATTCAACGGGGCTAGAATGACACTTGAATACCTAACAGAAGAAGAGATTAGAGATCAAATAATCAGGCTACTTAACGGAGAGTTTTATCCACAAAGAGCATTGAAATACCCTATTCATAGGGATGATAGGGCTATAAGCGATGGTGCGTTAGCCTCATAACTTTATTGTTAACTCTTGCAGAAAATGCATGTGAGTGTTGTAATAGGAGGAGGAATAAGTGGCCTCCTGACTGCAAGAAAAACTGGAGGTTTAGTGATAGAGGAGCAGAGCGCTCTAGGAGGACTTTATTCAGCCGAGGATTTTCAAAGTCTGATTATTCCGGGTTTGCCACCATTTATCCACAAGGAGAAGGAATTAGTTGAAGTATTTCCTAAGGCGGACATAAAGGAACTCAATCCTAGGGTTAAGTTATTCGATGATAAACACCTTAAAAGTAAAATATGTCCCGAATGTGACCAAATACCAAAATGGTTGATCCCAGATAAGTTTCTCTATGTTAGAAATTTCACAGAGTTCCTAGAGGATCTAAGTAACGGGATAAGAGTAGTTAGAGGATATCCTATAAAAATAGGGAAAAACATAATATTTACAAACAGAGGATCTTTAGAGTTCAAAGAGATTATTAACACTGGATCTAGAGTGAGATTAAATGCTTTATTGGGAAGAGCAGAGACCCTTAAAAACATTGGATGCCTTATCCTTTCTCTTAGACTTAGAAAAAAAATTCAGGATTGGGATATTCTGATAAATGGAAAATCTGGAACGACTTTCTCCCATGTGATAGGAATATATGAAGAACCACTATACTACGTTTATAGTTTTCATGTAAAGGGTAAGCTTCCAGACACTGAGAGAGTAATTTTAGACATGAAAAGGTCAGGCATAATAGAGTCAAAACAAGATATAATATCAATCAGAGCTAGATATATCCAAGAATGTATCTTATATGGGGATAAGGTAAAAGATAGTAATATCTCGATTAAAGAATGCGGTAGATTAGGAACCTGGGAGAATTTTAGCCTGAACGAGTCAATACGTTCTGCCCTAGAATGCTAAAACTCTCCGCAAGTTTGAGGGAATTTCTCGCCGCAGTGATGGTATCTTCACCATTAAGCCTCAATGTAAAGTAGCTGGCTAACAGAAAATCTCCATTTCCTACCTCATTACCTCCCCTAACTGAGGGTGTATATACCGTTTTACCATCTTCCTTAGTATATAGGGTAAATCCGTTATATCCATTGGAGATAATAATCTCATTGAAGCCATAGTCTTTGAGCTCATCCACTGTGACTCCGCTAGCTGTGATCTCATCCGTATTAGCATGAAATATGGAGAGATCTGAAGATACTCTATAGTTAAATTTTCTATTAATCACAATCTCCTCTCCCTCAACGCAGTTCCTTACGAAACCCTGTATGTCCACTGCGACAGGCAAGGGAGATACGTCAATTGAGGGCGGAATTTCTCCACATACCGGATTTAGAATTACACCATTCCATCCTTTCAATTTCTGCTCTACTATGGGAATAGGACCATGCCCATGCTTAAGCGTGAGCTTTCTGGTACCTTCTTTAAACTCCAACAGAAATCTCATGGTTTTCTTAAATATTACCTTCTCTATAATAGAGATATAATCAGGTAGATCAAAATTAAAATCCTCGCCTATGGAGACATAACCTCCAGCTATTCCACCTGCTTTAGTCACTCCGAGTCCTGAATATATTGGCGCCCCGCCAGGCCTCAAAACATACGAGACACCGTCCATTATCTCGTCTATGGTCAAGGCTCCAATTATTACGATCCTATTCCTCATCTTCCTCCTCTTCTCCTTCTTCCTCTACTTCCTCTGTCACTTCTCTAGATTTTTTCTTACTCCAAAGTGCGTATCTATGGGCATTCAAATGACTGATTAGATCTTCTCTATTGAAGAAATAGGAACTAGAACTGGGTATACCCCCCTTCATACATTCTGGCCCACATCTCGGGCATGCGTAAAGCTTTGTCTCCTTATCGAAACATACAACTTCATCTCTTCCGTTCACCGTTACATTAAGCAACTCCCATTTAGGGGCCCATCTGCTAGACATTAAATTAGTTTTGAAGTCTCAAGAATTAAGTTGATCGCTCTGCTTTTAGAAACTAAGGCTATATCGCATTATCCTGAGACTGATGTTCGCTTGTACTCTTGAGCTTAGACTTACCTGGTATCATTCTAATTATCTCGTCTTTAAGAACCTTTAAGGTATGCACTCCTATGGATCTCGCAAATATTTTGCTAATTCTATCGCTTAGCTTTTCTAGTTCAGTATCCCCAGGTACTAAGACAACATAGGGCCTACATCTTCTTGAAATCACATCTGGTGGCCCAACCTCTATCCTGACACCTTCCTCTGTATTAACTCCAAGACCCAGCTCAAGTTTCACGTTCTTGATATAGTTTTTTTTACCGTATATCATAAATGAACCCTTGGGCAAGTATTCCCCTGCAGGCGGTGACTTTGAGACTTGCTCTCCATATACCCAAAAAACATCAACGCTGCCTAGCCCGATTTTCCATGCCTTAGAATAAGAAGCAGCTATTAATGCAGCATCAATTATATCTTTCTCTTGAATTCCTTCTGGATTCTTTATTATAGTCGAAGGTGCCCCTTGGATATCTGCGTGAAGAAATATGTCCTTATCCTCAAGCATCTTTTTAACTAAACTTTCATTTTGGTCTATATCCCTACCAGCTATTACTAGATAACCGTTTGTCGTGAATGACCAATGATATTTCTCGTACCACTCCTTTTTCCTTATTATTAGCTTACTCGCCTCAACCTCAGCTTTTGTCTTGGACAAAAGTTCATCTCTTCTCATCTCCAGTTCCTTGATAGCCTCCTGGGTTCTCTTAATTTTATTTTCTAGCTCCTTTGCTTTTTCGAAATATATTGTTGCATTCTTAGTAATAGAGATCTTTGGATCTAGATCCAGTTTAACTCCGTTGATTTCAATTTCCTTCGAGTTTTCCTTTAATTTATTCTCTACCAGAGTATAGTTTTCCATTATAAGTCTACCCTTTTGCCTCAGTGTTTCTGCTTCCCTTCTGGTCTCATCCAATGTTTCCAAGAGTTTTGATATGGTCGCGTCTAACTTCTTCACCTCTCCTTCATCAACTGCATTAGATAGATCGGTCTTTTCCAGGTTTGTAAAATATTCATCCAAAACTTCGTCATAATTAGACCTCTGAACACATCCCGGGAATTGAACTGGCCAGAACGTTTGTTCTGGAATCAGACAAGGGTGGATCTTACCCTGTTCTATATTATTCATTATTTCTCTCAATTTCTCCTTAATAACGGTAAGTTGGTTCATACTATCAGCTCTCAAGCCTAGAACGTTTACAAATTCTTGTGGAATGCCTAAGATTCTTGAAAGGGATCCTTTCTTTAGTAACGAGGCGATTTCCTCGTCTTTAAGCGGAGTTTGAGTAGGAGGTAATACATAAACCTCTCCCGGTCTCATCGTCCTATCTTTAAATCTCCTCTCCTCAGTTACAAACTTTATTTTGCCCTCTTCATCTGTGACAACTAATATTCCCTTTGGGAGTAGTTCTACGTATAATAAGGAATTGCTAAGTTGAAATTTTAGAATTCTCTCTCCTTCAATAAGATTCACACTTTTTATTAATTGACCTCTGATCAACTCCCTCAACATTTTAGCCTTAGAATTAAGTTGCCGTTCTCGGTTAAACCTTGTAAAATGAACTCTTTTGCCTGGCTCTATAATTAATTGCTGATCTCCGTTTGCGCAATGTATCACGAAAATAAATAATCCAGTCTTGGCTGTGGAGAAGATATTATCTATTCTGCATCCTTCAAGCCTCTTCCTATTTTCAGCTAACCATGCAATCAAATCAACGTAGCTCATCGAAAGTTTTCTTGACAACTTTAAAGACATTGTCACCTATAGATTGTAATGTGGATAGGGAGGATAAATTATTGATTTTAAGGGGAATTATGGGCGGTATAGCCGGATTAATTTCCAATTTTTTACCTAGTTTTTTGATTTCCATAATTGTAATGATTATCTTCTACGTGGCTAGCCTGCCTATAGCTATCTATGGTCTCAAGATAAATAATAAGAAGACCACATATACTAAAGGAGCTATCACGTTAATAGTCGCATGGTTTTTAATACTAATTATTGCATACAACATTCTAGCCTAGTTCCATGAAATATCGTAAGTTTATAGTTGACGCGATGTTGGGGAAGTTAGCGAGATGGCTAAGAATTCTCGGCTATGATACGCTCTATTTCAGGGACATTGAGGATTGGAAAATTCTCAAGATGGCCAAAGACGAGAATAGGATAATTATTACCAGAGATAGGGCCTTGTGTAACAGGGCGAAAAAGGAGAATGTAGAATGTTTCATGGTAGTCCCTGGAGATGAAATACAAAATACTTTAGCCTTACTCTCAAAAAAATACGATTTAATCTTAGATGTAAACCCTGACGCATCTAGATGCTCAGAATGCAATAGCGTTCTCGATAAAAGGGATAAAAATTTATGGATCTGCACTAAATGCAAAAAAGAGTATTGGAAAGGGAAACATTGGGAAACGATCACTGAGATCCTTATAAAGGCTCAAGCGTTAAAGGATTCATATGGAACTACTAAGCATAGACGATATAAATCCACAGATAGCAAGGGCGCTCCTCAAAATAGCCAGGAAGTCCATAGAGCAGAAGCTAAAGAAGGAACCCAAGGTAGCCAATAGCGACCTAGATGATCCCACACTTAACAAATATGGTATGGCATTTGTTACGTTAGAAACCAAATATGGCGAGAATTTTGAACTCAGAGGATGTATTGGTTATGTAGATGCTGTGGCACCAATTAAGGAGACAGTATCCAAAGCAGCTATAGCTGCTGCTTTCTCAGATCCGAGATTCCCTCCATTGAAACAATACGAACTTGATAGTGTAGTAATTGAGATAACAATTCTGACCAAGCCTCAAGTTATCAATGTAACTAATAGGGTTGAGATCCCGTCCAAAGTTAATGTAGGAGAGGACGGACTCATTATAGAAAAGGGAATAATGTACTCTGGGCTATTATTACCCCAAGTCCCGATGGAATATTGCTGGGATTCCGAGACTTTTTTAGCAGAGACTTGTATTAAAGCTGGATTGGAACCAGACTGCTGGTTGGACGATACTGTTACAGTGAAGAAATTTCAAGGTTTGATTATTCGCGAAAATATAAAAGATAATGATGATATCATTATTATGAAGCCATCAGATGTTAAATGTAAGCTAACAAGCTCCACATAATGGTAGTTACTTTACTTCCGAAATTTAATTTATTCTATAGTACTATACCTCAATTTCTAACCTTTATGATAAACTTTTATTTCCCCTTAAACGAGGTATAAAGAGTGATAAAACATGGAAGAGGAATATGCTGAGTTATTCACGGATGACGTGAAGAACGCTCTCGTGGATGCATTAAGGGATATGAAAGATAACGTTGAGGCACAGGTTTTCATTGATTCTGGAAATCCCAATTGCCAGTACTGCAACGTTACAGTAAAATTCATGGATTTCGTCAGGCAAGCTACACCAAAGGGACCAGACGGAGACCATCTATTAAAGGTTAAGGTATATGATTTGGCCAAAGATAAAGAATATTTCTCTAAATTTGAAGTTTCCAGAGTCCCAACTGTCGCCTTTCTCGACGGGAAAATAAGATGGACTGGAGCTCCACTGGGAGAGGAAATTAGAGCTCTAGTTGAAACAATAGTTAGACTTTCTCAAGGAGAGAGCGGGTTAAGTCCAGAAACAATTGGCGCAATAAAGGAAAAACTGAACGGAAAAGTTAAGATAGAGGTTATGGTTACACCTTCATGCCCGTACTGCCCCTATGCTGCCTTACTAGCTCACATGGTAGCCTACGAAGCATGTAAGGTAGAAAAATGCAACGTTATATCTGACGTAGTTGAATCCTATGAAAATCCAGATATAGCGGAGAAATACCAAGTTATGTCAGTTCCCACAGTCGCCGTGAATGAATCGGTTGAGTTTATCGGCGTACCACAGGAAGAGAACCTTCTAAATACACTCCTAGAAAAGCAGACTTAGGAAATTAGCTTTTTGCAAACAAATTTTTATGTTCATTAAGTAAGCTATTTCTTGAATGAGGAGTTTTATAATAAGGCTATCGGATGAGGAGTATAAGAGATTGGAAGATGAGGCTAGAAATAATGGGTTTGTTCTATTATCTGACTATATAAAGTTTAAATTACTGGGAAATACCTCTATCACATCCCTTCAACAAGGAAGTAAGGATCTAAACGAGAGCATGGATTCTATAACCAATGAATTATTAAGTGTAAAGAAAAAACTTGGGGAACTGTCGGAAAGAGTAGAGACCATCGAGTCTGCTTTAATAAATAGGCAAACTATTCAACCAAGTGGAACTGAACCTAAAAGAGAGAAGAAGGAAGAGAAGAGACCAGTACAGGAACAAAGGAGAAGTGCAATGGACTATCTTAGGGAACAGGGAGTTATGTACGAAAGCAAAATGTCTAACTTG containing:
- the amrA gene encoding AmmeMemoRadiSam system protein A, coding for MELLSIDDINPQIARALLKIARKSIEQKLKKEPKVANSDLDDPTLNKYGMAFVTLETKYGENFELRGCIGYVDAVAPIKETVSKAAIAAAFSDPRFPPLKQYELDSVVIEITILTKPQVINVTNRVEIPSKVNVGEDGLIIEKGIMYSGLLLPQVPMEYCWDSETFLAETCIKAGLEPDCWLDDTVTVKKFQGLIIRENIKDNDDIIIMKPSDVKCKLTSST
- a CDS encoding Rqc2 family fibronectin-binding protein, with protein sequence MSRKLSMSYVDLIAWLAENRKRLEGCRIDNIFSTAKTGLFIFVIHCANGDQQLIIEPGKRVHFTRFNRERQLNSKAKMLRELIRGQLIKSVNLIEGERILKFQLSNSLLYVELLPKGILVVTDEEGKIKFVTEERRFKDRTMRPGEVYVLPPTQTPLKDEEIASLLKKGSLSRILGIPQEFVNVLGLRADSMNQLTVIKEKLREIMNNIEQGKIHPCLIPEQTFWPVQFPGCVQRSNYDEVLDEYFTNLEKTDLSNAVDEGEVKKLDATISKLLETLDETRREAETLRQKGRLIMENYTLVENKLKENSKEIEINGVKLDLDPKISITKNATIYFEKAKELENKIKRTQEAIKELEMRRDELLSKTKAEVEASKLIIRKKEWYEKYHWSFTTNGYLVIAGRDIDQNESLVKKMLEDKDIFLHADIQGAPSTIIKNPEGIQEKDIIDAALIAASYSKAWKIGLGSVDVFWVYGEQVSKSPPAGEYLPKGSFMIYGKKNYIKNVKLELGLGVNTEEGVRIEVGPPDVISRRCRPYVVLVPGDTELEKLSDRISKIFARSIGVHTLKVLKDEIIRMIPGKSKLKSTSEHQSQDNAI
- a CDS encoding DUF5615 family PIN-like protein; translation: MKYRKFIVDAMLGKLARWLRILGYDTLYFRDIEDWKILKMAKDENRIIITRDRALCNRAKKENVECFMVVPGDEIQNTLALLSKKYDLILDVNPDASRCSECNSVLDKRDKNLWICTKCKKEYWKGKHWETITEILIKAQALKDSYGTTKHRRYKSTDSKGAPQNSQEVHRAEAKEGTQGSQ
- the pdo gene encoding protein disulfide oxidoreductase, which translates into the protein MEEEYAELFTDDVKNALVDALRDMKDNVEAQVFIDSGNPNCQYCNVTVKFMDFVRQATPKGPDGDHLLKVKVYDLAKDKEYFSKFEVSRVPTVAFLDGKIRWTGAPLGEEIRALVETIVRLSQGESGLSPETIGAIKEKLNGKVKIEVMVTPSCPYCPYAALLAHMVAYEACKVEKCNVISDVVESYENPDIAEKYQVMSVPTVAVNESVEFIGVPQEENLLNTLLEKQT